One Bifidobacterium crudilactis genomic region harbors:
- the rplF gene encoding 50S ribosomal protein L6, with protein sequence MASHIGKLPVAIPAGVDVAIDNGTFSAKGPKGTDSYVLPEGITGKIEDGHIILTPEDDLRPTRARHGLSRSIIASMVQGVHEGFSKHLMIVGTGYRVVAKGQGLEFFLGYSHTITVNPPEGISFELPNANEVIVRGTDKQVVGQVAANIRKLRAPEPYKGKGIKYADEHIVRKAGKAGK encoded by the coding sequence ATGGCATCGCATATTGGTAAGCTCCCTGTCGCCATTCCGGCAGGTGTGGACGTCGCAATCGACAACGGCACCTTCTCGGCCAAGGGACCTAAGGGTACAGATTCGTACGTTCTCCCTGAGGGCATCACCGGCAAGATTGAGGATGGTCATATCATCCTTACTCCTGAAGATGATCTCAGGCCTACCCGTGCACGTCACGGTCTGAGCCGTTCGATTATCGCATCGATGGTTCAGGGTGTGCATGAGGGTTTCTCGAAGCACCTGATGATCGTCGGAACCGGTTACCGTGTGGTAGCCAAGGGACAGGGCCTCGAGTTCTTCCTTGGATACTCCCACACGATCACCGTGAATCCTCCCGAGGGCATCTCCTTCGAGCTCCCGAACGCGAACGAGGTTATCGTCCGCGGAACGGACAAGCAGGTCGTGGGCCAGGTCGCCGCGAACATCCGCAAGCTTCGCGCTCCCGAACCCTATAAGGGCAAGGGCATCAAGTACGCGGACGAGCACATCGTGCGCAAGGCCGGAAAGGCTGGTAAGTAA
- the rplR gene encoding 50S ribosomal protein L18, translating into MTVRILGKGKNVARLRRHARLRKHVIGTAERPRLVVTRTNRNVIAQIVDDSKGVTLVSESTLTASFSDFKGTKAEAAKKVGELVAKKAQDAGISAVVFDRGGNKYHGRVAAVAEGAREGGLAL; encoded by the coding sequence ATGACAGTCCGAATTTTGGGCAAGGGAAAGAACGTGGCTCGTCTGCGTCGTCACGCCCGTCTGCGCAAGCACGTCATCGGCACTGCCGAGCGTCCACGTCTGGTCGTCACTCGTACGAACCGCAATGTCATCGCGCAGATTGTCGATGACAGCAAGGGCGTCACTCTGGTAAGCGAATCGACATTGACTGCATCGTTCTCTGATTTCAAGGGGACCAAGGCAGAAGCAGCCAAGAAGGTTGGCGAGCTGGTTGCCAAGAAGGCTCAGGATGCAGGCATCTCTGCCGTCGTGTTTGACCGCGGTGGCAACAAGTATCACGGTCGCGTTGCAGCGGTAGCTGAGGGCGCACGTGAGGGAGGTTTGGCACTGTGA